In one Tripterygium wilfordii isolate XIE 37 chromosome 22, ASM1340144v1, whole genome shotgun sequence genomic region, the following are encoded:
- the LOC119990630 gene encoding alpha-L-fucosidase 3-like, whose protein sequence is MECSTPFLWVTFTIFMSSPLVVLAKPPCHFPAVFNFGDSNSDTGGLSAVFGQAGPPAGESFFHGPAGRYSDGRLVVDFIAEALGLPYLSAFLDSIGTNFVHGANFATAGSTIRPQNTTLRQSGFSPISLNVQFYEFNDFHRRSQIVRNRGRIYRKLLPKAKTFQQALYTFDIGQNDLTAGYFLNMTVDQVRAYVPDVLTQFKTVVSSIYDQGGRYFWIHNTGPVGCLPYVLDRKPVARSEYDRAGCATPFNEVAKFFNEGLKELVNQLRDELPHAAITYVDVYSVKYSLFSQARKHGFKESLRTCCGHGGKYNYNIHSGCGGKIKKNGKEVLVGKSCDDPSAYIVWDGVHLTQAANKFVFDQIVNGSFSDPPTPLKFACHRQ, encoded by the exons ATggagtgctcaactccctttcTATGGGTTACTTTCACCATTTTTATGTCGTCTCCGTTGGTGGTACTTGCCAAACCGCCCTGTCATTTTCCGGCAGTATTCAACTTCGGTGACTCAAATTCAGACACGGGCGGATTGTCCGCAGTATTTGGTCAGGCTGGTCCTCCTGCTGGCGAGTCCTTCTTCCACGGCCCCGCCGGTCGCTACTCCGATGGCCGCCTTGTTGTCGACTTTATAG CTGAGGCACTTGGGTTGCCATACCTAAGTGCATTCCTTGATTCAATAGGAACCAACTTCGTTCATGGAGCGAATTTTGCCACAGCAGGATCAACCATTAGACCACAGAACACAACTCTCAGACAGAGTGGGTTTAGTCCCATCTCATTAAACGTTCAGTTCTATGAGTTCAATGATTTCCACCGGAGATCCCAGATTGTCCGTAACCGAG GAAGAATTTACAGGAAATTATTGCCTAAAGCTAAAACATTCCAACAAGCTTTGTACACGTTTGATATTGGCCAGAATGATCTCACTGCTGGTTACTTCTTAAACATGACTGTTGATCAAGTTAGAGCATATGTTCCTGATGTACTCACTCAGTTCAAGACCGTCGTCTCG TCTATATACGATCAAGGAGGTAGATATTTCTGGATACACAATACAGGTCCAGTTGGGTGCCTGCCATACGTATTGGATCGAAAACCAGTTGCCCGTTCGGAGTATGATAGAGCTGGATGTGCTACTCCATTCAATGAAGTGGCTAAGTTCTTCAATGAGGGATTAAAAGAATTGGTAAACCAATTAAGAGATGAATTACCACATGCTGCAATCACATATGTTGATGTTTACTCAGTGAAGTACTCTCTCTTCAGCCAAGCAAGAAAGCATG GGTTTAAGGAATCATTGAGAACTTGTTGTGGACATGGTGGAAAGTACAATTACAACATTCATAGTGGATGTGGAGGGAAGATAAAGAAGAATGGGAAAGAAGTGTTGGTGGGGAAGTCATGTGATGATCCATCAGCTTATATTGTGTGGGATGGTGTACATTTGACTCAAGCTGCTAACAAGTTTGTCTTTGATCAGATTGTGAATGGATCTTTTTCAGACCCTCCAACACCTTTGAAATTTGCCTGTCATAGGCAATAA